From Methanococcus maripaludis, the proteins below share one genomic window:
- the mtnA gene encoding S-methyl-5-thioribose-1-phosphate isomerase, translating to MNKDLRPIIWNDSEKTLVLIDQRKLPNELVYFECKNYKDVCFAIKDMVVRGAPAIGVAAAYGMALAELNGEDMDKAYLELKETRPTAVNLFWALEKIITAKNSGKSLLKEAKLIHEEDIELCRKIGEIGEVLIDDCDTILTHCNAGALATSAYGTALSVIRFAHYNGKKINVLSDETRPRLQGAKLTCFELNYENILVKAICDNTAGFMMSKGLVDKIIVGADRILSDYHVFNKIGTYSLAILAKYHNIPFYVAAPYSTFDFESKLEDIVIEERDESEVTHIDNVRIVAEGVSAYNFAFDCTPPELITGIITEKEIIYPNK from the coding sequence TTGAACAAAGATTTAAGGCCTATAATTTGGAACGATTCGGAAAAAACGCTTGTATTAATCGATCAAAGGAAATTACCAAATGAATTAGTATATTTTGAATGCAAAAATTACAAAGATGTATGTTTTGCAATAAAAGACATGGTTGTCAGAGGAGCTCCAGCAATAGGCGTTGCGGCAGCTTACGGAATGGCTTTAGCTGAATTAAATGGGGAAGATATGGATAAAGCATATCTTGAATTAAAAGAAACACGACCAACTGCAGTAAATCTGTTTTGGGCACTTGAAAAAATTATTACTGCAAAAAACTCTGGAAAATCACTACTAAAAGAAGCTAAATTAATCCATGAAGAAGATATAGAACTTTGCAGAAAAATCGGGGAAATTGGAGAAGTTTTAATTGATGATTGCGATACTATTTTAACGCACTGTAATGCCGGAGCACTTGCAACATCTGCTTACGGTACAGCTTTAAGTGTAATTAGATTTGCACACTACAACGGAAAAAAAATTAATGTATTATCTGACGAAACAAGACCAAGACTTCAGGGTGCAAAATTAACCTGTTTTGAATTAAATTATGAAAATATTCTTGTAAAAGCGATATGTGACAATACTGCAGGTTTCATGATGAGTAAAGGGCTTGTTGACAAGATAATAGTTGGTGCTGACAGGATTCTTTCCGATTATCACGTTTTTAATAAAATTGGAACGTATTCGCTTGCAATACTTGCAAAATACCATAATATTCCTTTTTACGTTGCAGCACCGTATTCTACATTTGATTTTGAAAGCAAATTAGAAGATATTGTTATCGAAGAGCGAGATGAATCCGAAGTAACACATATTGATAATGTACGGATTGTGGCAGAAGGGGTTTCTGCATACAATTTTGCATTTGATTGCACTCCTCCAGAACTCATTACTGGAATAATCACTGAAAAAGAGATAATTTATCCAAATAAATAA
- a CDS encoding RIO1 family regulatory kinase/ATPase domain-containing protein, producing MTNLDFKMDIEGLNAISSKLFDWEILKNLSEYIVFTEYVGKGHRGVVFKAFSDKYVDENGNHIILAVKIPRIDAPKVTIPNEGRILKKTNEFGVGPKVYEYSENHMVMEYVDGEMLKDCIDNLTPEELLYVIEETLRQCLRLDLHKIDHTEIQGGKHVMVSKKGVYIIDFDKAREHSPKNFTSAMSLLFGENYISKKIMHLLNLSEEKIILFRKYAKNYKTLFKN from the coding sequence ATGACCAATTTAGATTTTAAAATGGATATTGAAGGACTTAATGCTATTTCTTCAAAGCTTTTTGACTGGGAAATCTTAAAAAATCTTTCAGAATATATTGTATTTACAGAGTACGTTGGAAAAGGGCACAGGGGCGTAGTTTTCAAAGCATTTAGTGATAAATACGTGGATGAAAATGGAAATCATATTATTTTAGCAGTAAAAATTCCAAGAATCGACGCTCCAAAAGTTACAATTCCAAACGAAGGAAGAATCTTGAAAAAAACCAATGAATTTGGGGTAGGTCCAAAAGTTTACGAGTATTCGGAAAACCACATGGTAATGGAATATGTTGATGGGGAAATGCTAAAAGATTGCATTGATAATTTGACTCCGGAAGAACTCTTGTATGTAATTGAAGAAACTTTAAGGCAGTGTCTTCGGTTAGATCTCCATAAAATTGATCACACCGAAATTCAGGGTGGAAAGCATGTTATGGTTTCAAAAAAAGGAGTTTACATTATAGATTTCGATAAGGCACGTGAACACAGCCCTAAAAACTTTACAAGCGCAATGTCTTTATTATTTGGGGAAAACTATATATCAAAGAAAATAATGCATTTATTAAACCTTTCAGAAGAAAAGATTATATTATTCAGAAAATATGCAAAAAATTATAAAACATTGTTTAAAAACTAA
- a CDS encoding metal-sulfur cluster assembly factor, translated as MVSKDDVLNALKQVADPHMGISIVDMGLITDVETDDEGNVSFTLTPTNPGCMSVIHMAGGAKQVVADLEGVKKVNVTVKGHMMEEDINKILSDEPIEKQ; from the coding sequence ATGGTTTCTAAAGATGATGTATTGAATGCGTTAAAACAGGTAGCAGACCCGCACATGGGCATCAGCATTGTTGATATGGGACTTATAACTGACGTGGAAACTGATGACGAAGGAAACGTTTCATTTACATTAACTCCTACAAACCCAGGATGTATGAGTGTAATTCACATGGCAGGTGGCGCAAAACAGGTTGTAGCAGATCTTGAAGGCGTTAAAAAAGTTAACGTTACCGTTAAAGGACACATGATGGAAGAAGATATAAACAAAATATTAAGCGATGAACCAATCGAAAAACAATAA
- the albA gene encoding DNA-binding protein Alba, with protein sequence MDNIVYVGNKGVMNYVLAVITQFNSENAQEVIVKARGKAISRAVDVEEMVRKRFMPEIKIKEINLGTDHIQGEDGKSINVSTIEIILFK encoded by the coding sequence ATGGACAATATTGTTTACGTTGGAAACAAAGGCGTAATGAACTACGTGCTTGCAGTGATTACTCAATTTAACTCCGAAAATGCCCAGGAAGTAATAGTAAAAGCGAGGGGCAAGGCAATCAGCAGGGCTGTTGATGTTGAAGAAATGGTTAGAAAAAGATTCATGCCTGAAATCAAAATTAAAGAAATAAATTTGGGAACTGACCATATACAAGGAGAAGATGGAAAGTCCATTAACGTATCCACAATCGAAATAATTCTTTTTAAATAA
- a CDS encoding proteasome assembly chaperone family protein, with the protein MVKIIENKLIDAEPLKDAVLIEGLPGIGHVGRVAAEHIVEEFNGEKVLELYCDDFPPQIVVKDDGTIEYMKNEFYIVKEPVPMVIVLGNTQALSPKGQYVLSEKIVDIGMKYGATKTYTLGGFGIGKISDELKVYVASTSKELSEQHKELGAEFRTDGGSIIGAAGLMLKFSKLKGIKGICLMGETPGYLVDPKSAGNVLEMLSKAIGFEIDMKKLDERAKEMEKFIEKVQMQEQGMQAPQHQDDLSYIG; encoded by the coding sequence ATGGTAAAAATTATTGAGAATAAATTAATCGATGCAGAACCTTTAAAAGATGCGGTTTTAATTGAAGGACTTCCTGGAATCGGTCACGTTGGAAGAGTAGCCGCAGAACACATCGTTGAAGAATTTAACGGTGAAAAGGTTCTTGAATTATACTGCGATGATTTTCCACCTCAAATCGTTGTAAAAGACGATGGAACAATTGAATACATGAAAAACGAATTTTACATTGTAAAAGAACCGGTTCCAATGGTAATTGTTCTTGGAAATACCCAAGCATTATCTCCAAAAGGGCAGTACGTTCTTTCAGAGAAAATTGTGGATATTGGAATGAAATACGGAGCTACAAAAACATACACACTTGGCGGATTTGGAATTGGAAAAATTTCAGACGAATTAAAAGTTTACGTTGCATCCACTTCAAAAGAACTTTCAGAACAGCACAAGGAACTTGGTGCAGAATTCAGAACTGATGGGGGAAGTATTATCGGTGCAGCAGGTTTAATGCTTAAATTTTCAAAATTAAAAGGAATTAAAGGAATTTGTTTAATGGGCGAAACTCCAGGATATTTGGTTGACCCAAAATCTGCTGGAAATGTACTTGAAATGCTTTCCAAAGCAATCGGGTTTGAAATCGATATGAAAAAACTCGATGAAAGAGCAAAAGAAATGGAAAAATTCATAGAAAAAGTGCAGATGCAGGAGCAAGGAATGCAGGCTCCACAACATCAAGATGATTTAAGCTACATTGGATAA
- a CDS encoding 4Fe-4S binding protein, translated as MTLKGLTKVFISGFYENLERIILGSDRYTSKEMTAEILKGIELPSSVFSEICIGCGGCKNACPTNAIEMIPVEPVKITETYSKEAIPKIDYDKCVYCLYCHDFCPVFALFNEVSPIHPRHVGEDIVLVDLSKLLEKPIEIPEEQLSKIAKILSINISGIVKREKKANSKV; from the coding sequence ATGACGTTAAAAGGACTTACAAAAGTGTTTATTTCTGGTTTTTACGAGAATCTGGAACGAATAATTCTCGGAAGCGATAGATACACATCAAAAGAGATGACAGCAGAGATTTTAAAAGGTATTGAACTTCCTAGTTCAGTATTTTCTGAAATCTGTATTGGATGCGGAGGATGTAAAAACGCATGTCCTACAAATGCTATCGAAATGATACCTGTAGAACCTGTTAAAATTACTGAAACTTATTCCAAAGAAGCAATTCCAAAAATAGACTATGATAAATGCGTATACTGTTTATACTGTCATGATTTCTGTCCTGTATTTGCCTTATTTAATGAAGTATCTCCAATTCACCCAAGGCACGTTGGGGAAGACATTGTTTTAGTAGATCTTTCAAAATTACTGGAAAAACCGATCGAAATTCCTGAAGAACAGCTATCAAAGATTGCTAAAATACTTTCAATTAACATTTCAGGAATCGTTAAGCGGGAAAAGAAAGCGAACTCAAAAGTGTAA
- the aspS gene encoding aspartate--tRNA(Asn) ligase, whose amino-acid sequence MYLIADWRRSHYSKDVIPEMDGQEVTLMGWVHSIRALGKLAFVILRDRAGTIQAVVPKQKVDEETFEIAKKLGKEDIVAIKGKVVANEKAPKGFEVIPIEIRVLNKADAPLPLDPSEKVSAEIDTRLDKRFLDIRRPKIQAIFKIRSEMLKSIRKTFADEGFIEVNTPKLVASATEGGTELFPISYFEKEAFLGQSPQLYKQMMMAGGFDKVFEIAQIFRAEEHNTRRHLNEAISIDSEMSFVNEKDAMAMLEKVVYNCYSDIEYNRPNEIELLELNWEIPEKTFDKVTYTEAIDIAIAKGVEIEWGEDLSRAAERAVGDEMGGLYFITEWPTQTRPFYTLPHKHDNKVCKAFDLMYKELEISSGAQRVHKYDLLVQNISNMGLNPDSFETYLEAFKYGMPPHAGWGLGADRFAMVLTAQDNIRECVLFPRDRQRLTP is encoded by the coding sequence GTGTATTTAATCGCAGATTGGAGAAGATCACACTACTCAAAAGATGTAATCCCTGAAATGGACGGTCAGGAAGTTACTTTAATGGGCTGGGTTCACTCCATAAGGGCGCTTGGAAAATTAGCATTTGTAATTTTGAGAGACAGGGCAGGAACAATTCAGGCCGTAGTCCCAAAACAAAAAGTCGATGAAGAAACATTTGAGATTGCAAAAAAATTAGGAAAAGAAGATATAGTTGCAATCAAAGGAAAAGTTGTTGCAAACGAAAAAGCTCCAAAAGGATTTGAAGTAATCCCTATCGAAATAAGGGTATTAAATAAAGCCGATGCACCGCTTCCACTCGATCCTTCAGAAAAAGTTTCTGCAGAAATCGATACAAGGCTTGACAAAAGGTTTTTAGATATTAGAAGACCTAAAATTCAGGCAATATTTAAAATAAGGTCTGAAATGTTGAAATCAATTAGAAAAACATTTGCAGATGAAGGATTTATTGAAGTAAATACTCCAAAATTAGTTGCAAGTGCAACAGAAGGTGGAACTGAATTATTCCCTATTTCATACTTTGAAAAAGAGGCATTTTTAGGTCAAAGCCCACAGCTTTACAAACAGATGATGATGGCAGGTGGATTTGACAAAGTATTTGAAATTGCACAGATTTTCAGGGCAGAAGAACACAACACAAGAAGACACTTAAACGAAGCAATTTCAATCGACTCAGAAATGTCATTTGTAAACGAAAAAGATGCTATGGCAATGCTTGAAAAAGTAGTTTACAACTGCTACAGCGATATCGAATACAACAGACCTAATGAAATAGAACTTTTAGAATTAAACTGGGAAATTCCTGAAAAAACATTTGATAAAGTAACTTACACCGAAGCAATCGATATTGCAATTGCAAAAGGCGTAGAAATCGAATGGGGAGAAGATTTATCAAGAGCAGCAGAAAGAGCTGTTGGTGATGAAATGGGTGGCCTTTACTTTATTACAGAATGGCCAACACAGACAAGACCATTTTACACCCTACCACACAAACACGACAACAAAGTCTGTAAAGCATTTGACTTAATGTACAAAGAACTTGAAATATCATCCGGAGCTCAAAGGGTTCACAAATACGACCTTTTAGTTCAAAATATTTCAAACATGGGTCTGAATCCAGATTCATTTGAAACATACCTTGAAGCATTCAAATACGGTATGCCTCCACACGCAGGATGGGGACTTGGTGCTGACAGATTTGCAATGGTTTTAACCGCACAGGACAACATTAGAGAATGTGTTTTATTCCCAAGAGACAGGCAGAGATTAACTCCATAA
- a CDS encoding molybdopterin molybdotransferase MoeA, whose product MKFVKELISRSDAKNKVFEKFEEILEDKFENIEINKAFGKICFENVHAPCNIPMFNRSAMDGYAVIAEDTFGASQTNPIILNLVKTDSINEEEIYRLSTGMKLPENSNAVVMKEYTKEYDSFVEIYSGVHPNENVSRIGEDVKTGDLIIKKGEVITPYHVALISSLGIKKIKCYSLKIGVIATGDELLDIEDLESVEQLEKTAMIVNSNSMMISDLVKETGLSPTAYRKVPDNREELEKAIKKVLLENDVVITTGGTSVGDRDYTIEIIKKIGNIIFHGVQIRPGRPVGFAEAEIDGKKKLLFVLSGYPVASAVQFELFIANYFKPRKSVKLQINRNIASSLGRTDIVRVKLIESEGFTKIEPLRITGSGVLSSMTKADGYLMIKENIEGYEKDEFVEVYLF is encoded by the coding sequence ATGAAATTTGTAAAAGAATTGATTAGTCGCAGTGATGCTAAAAATAAAGTTTTTGAAAAATTTGAAGAAATATTAGAGGATAAATTTGAAAATATTGAAATAAATAAAGCATTTGGTAAAATCTGCTTTGAAAATGTTCATGCTCCCTGCAATATCCCGATGTTTAATCGTTCAGCAATGGACGGCTATGCAGTGATTGCAGAAGATACCTTTGGAGCGTCACAGACAAACCCGATTATCTTAAATTTAGTTAAAACTGATTCGATAAACGAAGAAGAAATTTACAGGCTTTCAACTGGCATGAAACTTCCAGAAAATTCAAATGCAGTTGTAATGAAAGAATACACTAAAGAATACGATTCTTTCGTTGAGATATATTCAGGAGTTCACCCAAATGAAAATGTATCCCGAATCGGAGAAGACGTGAAAACTGGAGATCTTATTATTAAAAAAGGAGAGGTAATTACTCCTTACCACGTTGCCCTTATTTCATCGCTTGGAATAAAAAAAATAAAGTGTTACTCTTTAAAAATTGGAGTTATTGCAACAGGGGATGAATTACTTGATATTGAAGACCTTGAAAGTGTTGAACAGCTTGAAAAAACAGCAATGATTGTTAATTCAAATTCTATGATGATTTCAGATCTTGTAAAAGAAACGGGTTTATCCCCGACAGCCTATAGAAAAGTTCCAGACAACCGTGAAGAACTTGAAAAAGCAATAAAAAAAGTGCTTTTGGAAAATGATGTTGTAATTACAACAGGGGGAACGTCTGTAGGAGATAGGGACTACACAATCGAGATAATTAAAAAAATTGGCAATATAATTTTCCATGGCGTTCAGATAAGGCCTGGGCGTCCCGTTGGCTTTGCAGAAGCGGAAATTGATGGTAAAAAGAAACTTTTATTCGTTCTTTCAGGGTATCCTGTTGCGTCAGCAGTACAGTTTGAACTCTTTATTGCAAATTATTTCAAACCTCGAAAATCGGTTAAACTTCAAATAAATCGAAATATTGCATCTTCCCTTGGCAGAACTGATATTGTAAGGGTAAAACTTATAGAAAGTGAAGGATTCACCAAAATTGAGCCATTAAGAATAACTGGAAGCGGAGTTTTATCATCTATGACTAAAGCAGACGGATACTTAATGATAAAAGAAAATATTGAAGGATATGAAAAGGACGAATTCGTTGAAGTTTACTTGTTTTAA
- a CDS encoding respiratory chain complex I subunit 1 family protein, producing the protein MFENILTLETFEIILSMIGIPLIAFAISTWIPGIQRKIQARIQQRKGPSISSPGFWAIFKYLYKEAKEPVSDLPKLFKFMPLLSFIIVWMVLALTTVVHFHVLSNEIGIIGLLKIEEMGYIIMGSLASTVMGIRMPFIDECKGSGYLKTIKITLGQLSAVRAFKMITVGSFPFYLATLLPFIPHKSIFLNNLIGNSFLFTLGGLFGALAYIIGYIIMTKDYPFSIMHTKADVIEGPTMEYSGKYRALYLSVKELLMITLGSLFATLYLGIAPDILNPITIVMNFAVALIFPIISAVVSAYTPVFTFRQVYPVSLFATVLGLIGALLALLGV; encoded by the coding sequence ATGTTTGAAAATATTTTAACACTGGAAACGTTTGAAATTATCCTTTCAATGATTGGAATTCCATTAATAGCTTTTGCAATATCTACATGGATCCCAGGAATTCAAAGAAAAATCCAGGCAAGAATTCAGCAAAGAAAAGGTCCATCCATATCTTCTCCGGGTTTTTGGGCGATATTTAAGTATTTATACAAAGAAGCAAAAGAACCGGTTTCAGATCTTCCAAAACTCTTCAAATTCATGCCTTTATTAAGTTTTATCATAGTATGGATGGTTTTGGCATTAACTACTGTTGTACATTTCCACGTTCTTTCAAACGAGATTGGTATAATCGGTCTTTTAAAAATTGAGGAAATGGGCTACATTATAATGGGTTCACTTGCTTCAACAGTAATGGGAATTCGAATGCCGTTCATTGATGAATGTAAGGGCAGTGGATACTTAAAAACTATAAAAATAACTTTGGGGCAGCTTTCGGCAGTAAGGGCATTTAAAATGATAACTGTTGGATCATTTCCATTTTATTTAGCAACTTTACTTCCATTTATACCTCATAAATCGATATTTTTGAATAATTTAATAGGAAATAGTTTTTTATTTACTTTAGGCGGATTATTTGGAGCTTTAGCATACATTATTGGATATATAATTATGACGAAAGACTACCCATTTTCAATAATGCACACGAAGGCGGACGTTATAGAAGGCCCTACGATGGAATACTCTGGAAAATACAGGGCACTTTACTTAAGCGTAAAAGAACTTTTAATGATAACCCTTGGAAGCTTGTTTGCAACTCTTTACTTGGGAATTGCACCAGATATATTAAACCCGATTACGATAGTAATGAACTTTGCAGTAGCGTTGATATTCCCGATAATTTCTGCAGTAGTTAGTGCATACACACCAGTATTTACATTCAGGCAGGTTTACCCAGTTTCATTATTTGCAACAGTTCTTGGACTCATTGGAGCACTCCTCGCACTCCTTGGAGTTTAA
- a CDS encoding 4Fe-4S binding protein, which translates to MIVTDIKKCRTYEECENCKSKEISKCMEVCPTNAIKMIDGKAFSCITCGTCAKECPTGAIKKNEYGGYYVNRKLCTGCGICKNACPIDIIDIREDSTGKAYPTGMCVMCGLCTTECPYNARLYFDPSSLKNTKNKMLMERYSTIFKMMGKTYEFPEQKHVKIVKPTERMLRHSISIDSEKCVECGKCIYVCPKDTIIEAEIVDGCTRCNICNEVCPVDAIKYGEVTENCILCGNCISKCPKDALEISEFKVVKTKEDVKANPEKHCINCGLCVDKCPSNALRFENGKILYDPKTCTLCNTCVKECPQGVRINKGGFVDGGCVLCEVCIKECPEDAISIKERSKFTSIDKKECIACGTCSMVCPNDAITVKIDSLNFSGNKVHSEVIFNDNCVLCEKCAIHCPRDVIENTSGYKKVVDPENSYIRVDDGYCVKCGLCTIICPNDAIDKGEITTERCEYCSACVNICPTRAIRIYRTWNEKTK; encoded by the coding sequence TGTGGAACCTGTGCAAAAGAATGTCCGACCGGCGCAATTAAGAAAAACGAATATGGCGGATACTACGTTAACAGAAAACTCTGTACTGGATGCGGGATCTGTAAAAATGCGTGTCCTATCGATATAATTGATATAAGGGAAGATTCAACTGGAAAAGCTTATCCTACGGGAATGTGCGTAATGTGCGGGCTCTGTACTACTGAATGTCCTTATAATGCAAGACTTTACTTTGACCCGAGCAGCCTTAAAAATACCAAAAATAAAATGTTAATGGAAAGATATTCTACAATTTTTAAAATGATGGGTAAAACTTACGAATTCCCTGAACAAAAACACGTAAAAATTGTAAAACCTACTGAAAGAATGTTAAGGCATTCGATTTCAATAGATTCTGAAAAGTGCGTAGAATGCGGAAAATGTATTTACGTATGTCCTAAAGACACGATTATCGAAGCAGAAATAGTTGACGGATGTACAAGATGTAATATTTGTAATGAAGTATGTCCTGTTGATGCAATAAAATACGGTGAAGTTACTGAAAACTGCATACTCTGCGGAAACTGTATTTCAAAGTGTCCTAAAGATGCTTTAGAAATTTCTGAATTTAAAGTTGTAAAAACAAAAGAAGACGTAAAAGCAAACCCTGAAAAACACTGTATAAACTGCGGTCTTTGTGTTGATAAATGTCCTTCAAATGCTTTAAGATTTGAGAACGGAAAAATACTCTACGATCCAAAAACCTGTACTTTGTGCAACACCTGCGTTAAAGAGTGCCCGCAGGGAGTTAGAATAAATAAAGGAGGATTTGTTGACGGCGGATGCGTACTCTGCGAGGTATGTATTAAAGAATGTCCAGAAGATGCAATCTCTATTAAAGAAAGGTCAAAATTCACTTCAATTGACAAAAAAGAATGTATTGCATGTGGAACCTGTTCAATGGTCTGTCCAAACGATGCAATAACAGTAAAAATTGATAGTTTAAATTTCAGTGGAAATAAGGTTCATTCCGAAGTTATTTTTAATGATAACTGTGTACTCTGCGAAAAATGTGCAATACACTGTCCAAGGGACGTTATTGAAAATACGTCAGGATACAAAAAAGTTGTGGATCCTGAAAATTCATACATACGGGTGGATGACGGCTACTGTGTAAAATGTGGGCTCTGCACTATAATCTGTCCAAACGATGCAATAGATAAGGGTGAAATAACTACTGAACGTTGCGAATACTGTTCAGCATGTGTTAACATCTGTCCTACAAGAGCTATAAGAATCTACAGAACATGGAATGAAAAAACCAAATAA
- the hisS gene encoding histidine--tRNA ligase encodes MFQKPKGTRDFLPEEMKKRKTIEKKLRKVFDSYNFSEINTPTFESFELLSKKTGDEIRTQLFVFRDHGDREMGLRPELTSSVARFYINEFKNTPKPVKLYYFTNCFRYENPQAGRYREFWQMGSELIGSKKPIADAEVVNMAIEGLKEINMDFEIHIGHLGVLKGVFEKYNLSDDEGNEIRRLIDKEDMDGLKSALGRIESEKNIEISKKVFEVLDLKGGKEVIPILKEKLADFESSVAALENLDSILEFVPHDYVINFGIARGLDYYTGMVFEVYGKKEGARQVCGGGRYDNLIELFEGEPSPAVGFAYGFDRIMLNIDDFEVENESIFVVPVKSSEMLLKECLKIAKTLRDSGKSVEVDLMGRKLNKALNYANTKNIKKVLIVGENDIMTGKVSLKNMETGEQSLIELNDILNI; translated from the coding sequence ATGTTTCAAAAACCCAAAGGAACCCGGGATTTTTTACCTGAAGAAATGAAAAAAAGGAAAACAATAGAAAAAAAACTAAGGAAAGTTTTTGATAGCTACAATTTTTCTGAAATAAATACGCCTACATTTGAAAGTTTTGAATTACTCTCCAAAAAAACTGGCGATGAAATTAGAACACAGCTTTTTGTATTTAGGGACCACGGGGACCGAGAAATGGGTTTAAGGCCTGAGTTGACATCCTCAGTTGCAAGGTTTTACATAAATGAATTTAAAAACACGCCAAAACCGGTAAAACTCTACTACTTTACGAACTGTTTTAGATACGAAAATCCACAAGCTGGAAGATATAGGGAATTTTGGCAGATGGGTTCGGAGTTAATCGGAAGTAAAAAGCCAATCGCAGATGCCGAAGTTGTAAATATGGCAATAGAAGGTTTAAAAGAAATTAACATGGATTTTGAAATACACATTGGGCATTTAGGTGTTTTAAAAGGTGTTTTTGAAAAATACAATCTTTCAGACGACGAAGGAAACGAAATAAGACGTCTAATCGATAAAGAAGACATGGATGGTTTAAAATCTGCCCTGGGTAGAATCGAATCTGAAAAAAACATTGAAATTTCTAAAAAAGTATTTGAAGTTTTAGATTTAAAAGGCGGAAAAGAAGTAATTCCAATATTAAAGGAAAAATTAGCCGATTTTGAAAGTTCAGTAGCTGCTTTAGAAAATCTTGACAGCATCCTTGAATTTGTACCTCATGATTACGTTATAAACTTTGGAATTGCAAGAGGACTTGACTACTACACCGGAATGGTCTTTGAAGTTTACGGTAAAAAAGAAGGTGCAAGACAGGTTTGTGGTGGCGGAAGGTACGATAATTTAATTGAACTCTTCGAAGGTGAACCAAGCCCTGCAGTTGGTTTTGCTTATGGTTTTGACAGGATTATGTTAAATATTGACGACTTTGAAGTTGAAAACGAATCAATATTTGTAGTTCCGGTTAAAAGCAGTGAAATGCTTTTAAAAGAATGTTTGAAAATCGCAAAAACATTAAGGGACTCCGGAAAATCAGTAGAAGTAGATTTAATGGGAAGAAAATTAAATAAAGCACTCAACTATGCAAACACGAAAAACATCAAAAAAGTGCTGATTGTCGGTGAAAATGATATTATGACTGGAAAAGTATCTTTGAAAAATATGGAAACCGGAGAACAGTCATTAATTGAATTAAATGATATTTTAAATATCTAA
- a CDS encoding NADH-quinone oxidoreductase subunit B family protein → MLKELSRKKNIHVMLVYTGGCNGCDIEVVNCVLSPFYDAEQYNVFLTWNPREADVLVVTGCVTKAVSASLKKIYDEIPEPKAVVAAGACALMGGVYNNIGADLGTSTFIDGPVENIIPVDIKVPGCPPRPEDVITGIVKALPKILNG, encoded by the coding sequence ATGTTAAAAGAGCTTTCAAGAAAGAAAAATATTCACGTCATGCTTGTTTATACTGGCGGATGTAATGGTTGCGATATTGAAGTTGTAAACTGTGTTTTATCTCCATTTTATGATGCAGAGCAGTACAACGTATTTTTAACGTGGAATCCAAGAGAAGCAGATGTTTTGGTAGTAACTGGCTGTGTTACAAAGGCAGTTTCTGCATCACTTAAAAAAATATATGATGAAATTCCTGAACCAAAAGCCGTAGTTGCTGCAGGGGCCTGTGCGTTGATGGGCGGTGTTTACAATAATATTGGTGCAGATTTGGGAACTTCCACATTTATTGATGGTCCTGTTGAAAATATAATCCCTGTTGACATAAAAGTTCCAGGATGCCCACCAAGACCTGAGGACGTTATCACGGGAATTGTAAAAGCGTTGCCAAAAATCTTGAATGGATGA